The Candidatus Deferrimicrobiaceae bacterium genome includes a region encoding these proteins:
- a CDS encoding HD domain-containing phosphohydrolase, producing IGIIGDHFVVDEFPFLEMNPALRKLLGEIREKGIEKFSIRDGLTYGELKRFVHFLATGRDDAQEARFESIDYGTIQSLREDSIAVAQEESPLSRSHLLFGAAKVLSDLLKAIAQGTGNSVAEARDIVVSIMKGIRQDAHLFHRLMQMQSHDDYTVTHSLNVSAIVMAQAASLDLPENHIQEIGLAAMLHDVGKEMIPSEILQKPGKIDPSEFATMAQHPVLGAKALRKMDCGSDLPVIVSFEHHMKYDGSGYPKIPSWGKLHAVSYMTQIADVYDALRTYRPYRDSLDIKTTLSIMEKGRGTEFEPNLYDNFLRAVLADQAGAGA from the coding sequence ATCGGCATCATCGGCGACCACTTCGTCGTCGACGAGTTCCCCTTCCTGGAGATGAACCCCGCGCTGCGGAAACTTCTCGGGGAAATCCGCGAAAAGGGGATCGAGAAGTTCTCGATCCGGGACGGACTGACGTACGGGGAGTTGAAGCGGTTCGTCCATTTCCTCGCCACAGGAAGGGACGACGCGCAGGAGGCGCGGTTCGAGTCCATCGATTACGGGACCATCCAGTCCCTCCGGGAGGATTCCATCGCAGTCGCCCAGGAAGAATCCCCGCTCTCGCGATCGCATCTCCTGTTCGGGGCGGCCAAGGTCCTGAGCGACCTTCTCAAGGCGATCGCGCAGGGGACCGGCAATTCGGTGGCCGAAGCCCGGGATATCGTCGTCAGCATCATGAAGGGGATCCGCCAGGACGCGCATCTCTTCCACCGCCTCATGCAGATGCAATCCCACGACGACTACACGGTGACGCACTCGCTGAACGTCTCCGCGATCGTCATGGCGCAGGCCGCCTCCCTGGATCTTCCGGAAAACCACATCCAGGAGATCGGTCTCGCCGCCATGCTCCACGACGTCGGCAAGGAGATGATCCCCTCCGAGATCCTGCAGAAGCCCGGAAAGATCGACCCGTCGGAATTCGCCACGATGGCGCAGCATCCCGTGCTGGGGGCCAAGGCGCTGAGGAAGATGGACTGCGGCTCCGACCTGCCCGTGATCGTCAGCTTCGAGCACCACATGAAGTACGACGGGTCCGGGTACCCCAAGATCCCGTCCTGGGGGAAGCTGCACGCCGTCTCCTACATGACCCAGATCGCCGACGTGTACGACGCCCTGCGAACGTATCGTCCGTACCGGGACAGCCTGGACATCAAGACGACGCTCTCGATCATGGAAAAAGGGCGGGGGACGGAGTTCGAGCCGAATCTGTACGACAACTTCCTCCGGGCGGTGCTCGCCGATCAGGCCGGCGCGGGTGCGTAG
- a CDS encoding nitronate monooxygenase family protein: protein MKLPELNIGRFTARIPLVQGGMSVRVSTSSLASAVAECGGIGTIGGSGIPIGELQEDIRRAKRMTRGIVAVNIMFAIRQFMESVMASIEAGVDMIVTGAGFSRDVFKVGKDHNVPIVSIVSSPEFGRLAERCGADAIVVEAKEAGGHLGTDRPLRELFPEIRKVVKKVPLIAAGGITDGYEIAEMLGRYGADGVQMATRFVLTKECDVPESFKNAYRNAKREDISLMHSPVGLPGRAIRNRFLERLLGGENVYDGECKRNCLKSCDHTFCIIDRLDMSREGDVENGLVFSGENVWKIRDIPTVRDLIDRLVAEAESVYAPAPA, encoded by the coding sequence GTGAAGCTTCCGGAGTTGAACATCGGCCGGTTTACCGCGCGCATCCCGCTGGTCCAGGGAGGAATGTCCGTGCGCGTATCGACCTCGTCGCTCGCCTCGGCGGTGGCCGAGTGCGGCGGCATCGGGACAATCGGGGGGTCCGGCATCCCGATCGGGGAGCTGCAGGAGGACATCCGCCGGGCGAAGCGGATGACCCGCGGGATCGTCGCGGTCAACATCATGTTCGCCATCCGGCAGTTCATGGAGTCCGTGATGGCGTCGATCGAGGCCGGCGTGGACATGATCGTCACCGGGGCGGGATTCTCCCGCGACGTCTTCAAGGTCGGAAAGGACCACAACGTCCCGATCGTCTCCATCGTCTCCTCCCCCGAATTCGGCAGGCTTGCCGAGAGGTGCGGGGCCGACGCCATCGTGGTCGAGGCGAAGGAGGCGGGGGGGCACCTCGGGACCGACAGGCCGCTGCGCGAACTCTTCCCGGAAATCCGCAAAGTCGTGAAGAAGGTCCCCCTGATCGCCGCGGGCGGGATCACGGACGGCTACGAGATCGCCGAGATGCTGGGGCGATACGGGGCGGACGGCGTCCAGATGGCGACGCGGTTCGTCCTGACGAAGGAGTGCGACGTTCCGGAATCGTTCAAGAACGCCTACCGGAACGCGAAAAGGGAGGACATCTCCCTGATGCACTCCCCCGTGGGGCTTCCCGGGAGGGCGATCCGGAACCGCTTTCTGGAGCGGCTGCTCGGGGGGGAGAATGTCTACGACGGCGAGTGCAAGAGGAACTGCCTGAAAAGCTGCGACCACACGTTCTGCATCATCGACCGGCTGGACATGTCCCGGGAAGGGGATGTGGAGAACGGTCTGGTGTTCTCCGGGGAGAACGTTTGGAAGATCCGGGACATCCCCACCGTCCGGGATCTGATCGACCGCCTGGTCGCGGAGGCCGAGAGCGTCTACGCACCCGCGCCGGCCTGA
- a CDS encoding polysaccharide deacetylase family protein gives MDGERVLGLKVDVDTRRGMEEGVPALLSLLDEFGLRATFFLSFGPDNSGKAVYRMVRNPRFLFKMIRTNAPGLYGFRTALYGTLLKAPMIASAFPALCREIEERGHEVEFHAWDHRAWQDRLPKKGRDWIGAWLDRGISAYESCLGHPPRAFGAPAWLLTRAAVEEIALRRWDYVSCTRAPAPFLLAGTGLAEVPSDLPCLEEVGGRKGVRTIVDALSGGGLHVYPVHAEVEGGILRDAFVAILRGAMEQGYRVVTLSRIAGSLPKGKLPERPFRTALLRGRAVPCAV, from the coding sequence ATGGACGGGGAACGCGTGCTCGGGCTCAAGGTGGACGTCGACACCCGGCGGGGGATGGAGGAGGGTGTCCCGGCGCTTCTGTCCCTTCTGGACGAATTCGGCCTGCGCGCCACCTTCTTTCTCTCCTTCGGGCCGGACAACTCCGGGAAGGCGGTGTATCGGATGGTCCGCAACCCGCGGTTCCTCTTCAAGATGATCCGCACGAACGCTCCGGGGCTCTACGGCTTCCGAACCGCTCTGTACGGGACCCTTCTCAAGGCCCCGATGATCGCCTCGGCCTTCCCCGCGCTGTGCCGGGAAATCGAGGAGCGGGGGCACGAGGTGGAGTTCCATGCGTGGGACCACCGCGCCTGGCAGGACCGGCTCCCGAAAAAGGGGAGGGATTGGATCGGCGCCTGGCTCGACCGCGGAATCTCCGCTTACGAGTCCTGCCTCGGACATCCCCCCCGGGCCTTCGGCGCCCCGGCGTGGCTCCTCACCCGGGCGGCGGTGGAGGAGATCGCGCTGCGGAGGTGGGACTATGTGAGCTGCACGCGGGCCCCCGCTCCGTTCCTCCTGGCCGGGACCGGTCTTGCGGAGGTCCCCTCCGATCTGCCCTGCCTGGAGGAGGTGGGGGGGCGAAAAGGCGTCCGAACGATCGTGGACGCCCTCTCCGGCGGCGGGCTTCATGTCTACCCCGTCCACGCCGAGGTGGAGGGGGGGATCCTGCGCGATGCCTTCGTCGCCATTCTCCGGGGGGCGATGGAACAGGGGTATCGCGTCGTCACGCTGTCGCGGATCGCGGGTTCGCTTCCCAAGGGGAAGCTCCCCGAGCGGCCCTTCCGGACGGCGCTCCTGCGGGGACGGGCCGTCCCCTGCGCGGTCTGA
- a CDS encoding bifunctional UDP-4-keto-pentose/UDP-xylose synthase, whose product MKVLILGVNGFIGHHLTARILSDTDWTVFGMDLADDRLGEIPRDRRFEFVEGDISINKEWIEYHIKKADVVLPLVAIATPKVYVERPLAVFELDFEENLRIVRQAHRYGKRVVFPSTSEVYGMCADAEFDEETSHLVLGPISKERWIYSCSKQLLDRVIWAYGRQGLSFTLFRPFNWIGPRLDSLETAKEGSSRVVTQFIAEMFLGEPIRLVDGGRQRRCFTYVDDGVSGLMKILANRNGCAAGKIFNLGNPENDCSIRDLARILGELFLQHPAGKGRKPPEIVEVDARRYYGEGYQDIQTRTPSIARAREVFGWEPKVGLRDALSKTLDAFIEENTPR is encoded by the coding sequence ATGAAGGTTCTGATCCTGGGCGTCAACGGCTTCATCGGGCACCATCTGACCGCGAGGATCCTCTCCGATACGGACTGGACGGTTTTCGGGATGGACCTCGCGGACGACCGGTTGGGGGAGATCCCGAGGGACCGGCGGTTCGAGTTCGTGGAGGGCGACATCTCGATCAACAAGGAGTGGATCGAGTACCACATCAAGAAGGCGGACGTCGTGCTCCCGCTGGTGGCGATCGCCACCCCCAAGGTCTACGTGGAGCGCCCCCTCGCGGTGTTCGAGCTGGACTTCGAGGAGAACCTGCGGATCGTCCGGCAGGCCCACCGGTACGGGAAGCGCGTCGTCTTCCCGTCCACGTCCGAGGTGTACGGGATGTGCGCCGACGCCGAGTTCGACGAGGAGACGTCGCACCTCGTCCTGGGGCCGATCTCCAAGGAGAGGTGGATCTACTCCTGCAGCAAGCAGCTCCTGGACCGGGTCATCTGGGCGTACGGCAGGCAGGGGCTCTCGTTCACGCTCTTCCGCCCCTTCAACTGGATCGGCCCCCGCCTCGACTCGCTCGAGACCGCCAAGGAGGGGAGTTCCCGGGTGGTCACGCAGTTCATCGCGGAAATGTTCCTGGGGGAGCCGATCCGCCTGGTGGACGGCGGCCGGCAGCGCCGCTGCTTCACCTACGTGGACGACGGGGTCTCCGGGCTGATGAAGATCCTTGCGAACCGGAACGGGTGCGCGGCGGGGAAGATCTTCAACCTCGGCAATCCCGAGAACGACTGCTCGATCCGCGATCTGGCGCGGATCCTGGGGGAGCTCTTCCTGCAGCACCCCGCCGGCAAGGGGAGAAAACCGCCGGAGATCGTGGAGGTGGACGCCCGGCGGTATTACGGCGAGGGATACCAGGACATCCAGACCCGGACGCCGTCCATCGCCCGGGCGAGGGAGGTTTTTGGCTGGGAGCCGAAGGTCGGGCTCCGGGACGCCCTTTCGAAGACGCTGGACGCCTTCATCGAGGAGAACACCCCGCGCTGA
- a CDS encoding formyltransferase — protein MRAVVFAYHNMGILGIRALLENGFGVPMVFSHPDDPKENRWFGSVADFCRERGIPVHLPANVNAPPWPDAIRAARPDFLFSFYYRSMLSAEILSLPRVCAMNLHGSLLPRYRGRAPVNWVLVNGETETGVTLHVMTEKPDAGDIVGQAAVPIAFEDTALTLFGKLEKAAESLLSGLLPRIAAGDIPRRPNEIGKGSYFGGRKPEDGRIDWTRPAVEIYNLVRAVTRPYPGAFSFLGSEKLLVWGAKPVSEEGLVRDVPPGKLVPGAGPPAAAEEGPRDAGRRRRLLVGTGEGLLSLEEVEWKGAVARGEEIVSLLADAGEGRFA, from the coding sequence GTGCGCGCCGTCGTCTTCGCCTACCACAACATGGGCATCCTCGGGATCCGGGCGCTTCTCGAAAACGGGTTCGGGGTGCCGATGGTCTTTTCCCACCCGGACGACCCGAAGGAGAACCGGTGGTTCGGCTCCGTCGCGGATTTCTGCCGGGAGCGGGGAATCCCGGTCCACCTCCCCGCCAACGTGAACGCCCCGCCGTGGCCGGACGCCATCCGCGCCGCCCGCCCGGATTTTCTGTTCTCGTTCTATTACCGGTCGATGCTTTCGGCGGAGATCCTCTCCCTCCCCCGCGTCTGCGCGATGAACCTGCACGGGTCGCTCCTTCCCCGGTACCGGGGGCGGGCCCCGGTCAACTGGGTCCTCGTGAACGGGGAGACCGAAACCGGGGTGACGCTGCACGTGATGACCGAGAAGCCGGACGCGGGGGATATCGTCGGCCAGGCCGCGGTGCCGATCGCGTTCGAGGACACCGCCCTCACCCTCTTCGGAAAACTGGAGAAGGCCGCGGAGTCCCTGCTGTCCGGGCTTCTCCCCCGCATCGCGGCGGGGGACATCCCGCGCCGGCCGAACGAGATCGGGAAGGGGAGCTACTTCGGGGGGCGGAAGCCCGAGGACGGACGGATCGACTGGACCCGGCCCGCCGTGGAGATCTACAACCTGGTGCGGGCGGTCACCCGCCCGTACCCCGGAGCGTTTTCCTTCCTGGGGAGCGAGAAGCTCCTCGTCTGGGGAGCGAAGCCGGTATCGGAGGAAGGACTCGTTCGGGATGTCCCGCCCGGGAAGCTGGTTCCGGGCGCGGGCCCGCCGGCTGCGGCGGAGGAGGGGCCGAGGGATGCGGGCCGGCGGAGGCGCCTTCTCGTCGGGACGGGGGAAGGGCTGCTCTCGCTGGAGGAGGTCGAATGGAAGGGCGCCGTCGCGCGGGGAGAGGAGATCGTCTCCCTTCTGGCGGACGCCGGGGAGGGGAGGTTCGCATGA